Genomic window (Isachenkonia alkalipeptolytica):
AAAGAATCTGATTGATTTTTTTGTTAAAGGGTGGCCGGGTAACTAAGATCCCAATGGGTAGCGCAATAATGATGGCAAAGAACAGGGAAACGAACACTAAAAACAGATGTCTTTGCAAAAGTTGCAGTCCCTGATCTTGTATGATTTCAATTAATCGTTCAACACCCATTAATTCTCACCTCCCGACTGTGATACTTCTTCGCTTTGGATGCCTTTGGAAACCACGGTTTTTTCCAGCCAGCCGATGAAAAAGTCGATAATCACTACAAAAACCGTAACCAGCAGGGCTCCTGTAATAATCATATCCGACCGGGAGCGGGTCAGCCCCTGCTCAATGAGTACACCAAGGTTTCGCTCCCCGATGTATACCGCCAGGGTCCCGATGCCCACCATCATAACCGTAGCTACCCGTACGCCGGCGAGAATCACCGGCAGGGCCAGGGGAAGCTGTACTTTTCGAAGAATTTGGGTCTCGCTCATCCCCATCCCCTTGGCCGCCTCTAAAATGTTTTTGTCCACTTCATTCAAAGCCACGTACACATTTCGAAGGATCGGTAGCATGGAGTAAAGAACCAGGGCCAGTACCGCACTTTGGCGGCTAAGTCCCAGTCCGGGAATACTGATTAAGATTCCGTATAGGGCCACACTTGGGACGGACATGACAAAACTTCCCACTCCCATAACACCGTTGGCCATTTTCTTATTGTTTCTGAGGAGGACCCCCAAGCTGACCCAAAGAACCACGGATAAGCTGATGGCGATCGCGATTAAAATCAGATGTTCCATGGTGTAACCGTAAATCCGATCCAAATTGTTTGTGAAGTAGTTAAAGACTCTCCGTGCTTCATTCATCACTACAACACCTCATTTTCTTCACTATCATTTTCTTCGTAGGCCTCTCCGATATAGGAACGGATATCCGAAAAGGTTACAATCCCCAGGAATTCATCCTCTTTCCCCATTACGGGAAGAGCCGCAATATTATGCTGCAACATATCCGACATGGCATCCTTTAGGGTGTTATGTTCGTTTAGTGATATGGGGAACATTCGGATTCCTTTATTCCATCCCTTGGCGCTGGAGAGTTTATTCCAGTCCTCCTTGGCCAGGTACCCCACCACTTCTTTTTCATCATTATGAATCAGGATTCGATTTTTATCGGGATGCTTAAAGTATTTTTCAATCTCATCGATCCCGGCGGTATCCTTCACCCGCTTAATATTCTTTCGCATTACTTCCGTTACCCGAAGCAGGTTTAGTACCTTCAGGGACCGGTCGGATCCCACAAACTGCTCGACGAACTCATTAGCGGGATTAAATAAGAT
Coding sequences:
- a CDS encoding ABC transporter permease; the protein is MNEARRVFNYFTNNLDRIYGYTMEHLILIAIAISLSVVLWVSLGVLLRNNKKMANGVMGVGSFVMSVPSVALYGILISIPGLGLSRQSAVLALVLYSMLPILRNVYVALNEVDKNILEAAKGMGMSETQILRKVQLPLALPVILAGVRVATVMMVGIGTLAVYIGERNLGVLIEQGLTRSRSDMIITGALLVTVFVVIIDFFIGWLEKTVVSKGIQSEEVSQSGGEN